In one window of Thermodesulfobacteriota bacterium DNA:
- a CDS encoding Rrf2 family transcriptional regulator has protein sequence MLQLTRNGEYAVRAVLYLASQPPGKPALITEISESQEVPKSYLSKIMQHLVRAGLVRSRRGINGGFTLARPAESITLKETIEAVEGPIHLNICLIKKGECHRDDFCPVHPVWQEAQRRLSEVLDGKSMADLARDGEAIKNRLKKTRRKQK, from the coding sequence ATGCTTCAGCTCACCAGGAACGGCGAATACGCGGTCAGGGCCGTCCTTTACCTCGCATCCCAGCCGCCGGGCAAGCCCGCGCTCATAACCGAGATATCCGAATCGCAGGAGGTGCCGAAGAGCTATCTCTCCAAGATAATGCAGCACCTTGTGCGCGCGGGGCTCGTGCGGTCCCGCCGGGGCATAAACGGCGGCTTCACTCTCGCAAGGCCCGCGGAGAGCATAACCCTCAAGGAGACGATCGAGGCGGTCGAGGGGCCCATACACCTGAACATATGCCTTATAAAAAAAGGCGAGTGCCACAGGGACGACTTCTGCCCGGTCCACCCGGTATGGCAGGAGGCGCAGAGGAGGCTTTCCGAGGTGCTGGACGGAAAGTCGATGGCCGACCTCGCAAGGGACGGCGAGGCCATAAAGAACCGGCTGAAAAAAACCAGAAGAAAACAGAAGTGA
- a CDS encoding DUF5752 family protein — MAEEKTFRFYECFALTTLTGRKAADILDLLDIMKDVSRESIFHHMHQYFLKPHAVEPEFPNDFAVWVSESLGEPLLAEALANVNPFEFAKTEDLRSELMRIIHEYLDNYPPPRPVLPGREFMFNEGITIVLPTSMESGPQLHDFLQKLREVDFSSIYFHFYEARLRLGRPTDDFSEYLSTSLNRPGIAARIKSLDPYMYSTEVLRDKIAALIEEAL; from the coding sequence ATGGCAGAGGAGAAGACATTCAGGTTTTACGAGTGCTTCGCGCTCACGACCCTTACCGGCCGCAAGGCCGCGGACATCCTCGACCTCCTGGACATAATGAAGGACGTAAGCCGCGAGTCCATCTTCCACCACATGCACCAGTATTTCCTGAAGCCGCACGCGGTAGAGCCCGAGTTCCCGAACGACTTCGCGGTATGGGTCTCGGAATCGCTAGGCGAGCCGCTCCTGGCCGAGGCGCTCGCGAACGTGAACCCGTTCGAGTTCGCGAAAACAGAGGACCTTCGCTCCGAGCTCATGAGGATAATACACGAGTACCTCGATAATTACCCGCCCCCGAGGCCGGTCCTGCCAGGGCGCGAGTTCATGTTCAACGAAGGCATCACGATAGTGCTGCCGACCTCCATGGAGTCCGGGCCCCAGCTCCACGATTTCCTGCAGAAGCTCCGGGAGGTCGACTTCTCGAGCATATATTTCCATTTCTACGAGGCAAGGCTCAGGCTCGGCAGGCCGACGGACGACTTCAGCGAATACCTTTCCACCTCGCTCAACCGCCCCGGCATAGCGGCAAGGATAAAATCGCTCGACCCTTATATGTATTCGACCGAGGTGCTCAGGGACAAGATAGCCGCGCTTATCGAGGAGGCGCTGTGA
- a CDS encoding PAS domain S-box protein, with translation MVNRDSGIDFIGQVPWGTHLCQFYGTENDHMDMAVPFIAAGLKSNERCVFIASGREQQERALKALERAVPELEKRISGRELEFQGHEWYCKDGSFEPEEVIRSWTEMHDRALKAGFEGLRVVGNTLWLEKKLWKSFMEYEEAVSGVIRKLNMLALCTYPVGACGAAELLEAAASHKPAIIKCNGQWRSIEGLGHKASESALKESERRYRLLTEFTSDIVFRMSIRPDGGLDLEWITEAFENVSGYGNWEISSSESLEKLIHPEDAREYRDMLASVLSGRQSDSEVRYISRASEVRWLKLYALPEYYEGTRIIKGVIGRGKDITRRKRAEERLRDSERKHRGLFESISEGILETSLDGAVIDCNQACLDMLGYSRDELKTLSISGIAGPPKGGASDESPSGEREYEYECRRKDGSTVPVCQRTMPIRDASGAVVGAWLVLKDLSPLKEACRELDARVEEGTRELRELVSIHRAGEERFRALVETTSDWVWETDPEGAYTYVSPKVLELLGYRPEEVAGRNRFDFMAPDEAQCMRAAFSEIAAVRKPFSLVEIRKTRKDGRMVIIETSGAPILDPNGSLLGYRGVDRDITARKVEEEERGRIQDQLIQSQKMEAIGALAGGIAHDFNNLMVVIKLNAELALKREQQKGDISAFLEQIGIASERAENLTRQLLIFSRKQPTQTRALNLNAKVDNMLRILKRLIGENIRIKTFFDPGIKKIRADKVNIEQIVMNLVINARDALPRGGTITIRTDNVEVSGSDSARTASLSAGAYARLTVEDDGVGIEGGVIRRIFEPFFTTKGPRGTGLGLAVVHGIVKELKGWIDVESKSGAGARFEVYLPAMEWIEEAEAKRPPEGPLLGKGERVLVVEDEKLLRKSVAVVLARNGYRVFEASSAKEAIELFEKEKGIFDLVFSDMVLEDKDGVRLVDDLRARNSAFKALITSGYLNVESQWPAIRDRGFNFLQKPYEVTDLLRSIRNAIEN, from the coding sequence ATGGTGAACAGGGACTCCGGTATCGACTTCATCGGGCAGGTGCCCTGGGGCACGCATCTCTGCCAGTTCTACGGCACGGAAAACGACCACATGGACATGGCCGTCCCTTTCATAGCCGCGGGCCTCAAGTCGAACGAGCGCTGCGTCTTCATAGCCTCCGGAAGAGAGCAGCAGGAACGCGCGCTAAAGGCGTTAGAGAGGGCGGTCCCCGAGCTCGAGAAGCGCATATCAGGGCGTGAGCTCGAATTTCAGGGCCATGAGTGGTATTGCAAGGACGGGTCGTTTGAGCCCGAAGAAGTAATCCGCTCCTGGACCGAGATGCACGACAGGGCATTGAAGGCCGGATTCGAGGGGCTGAGAGTAGTCGGCAACACGCTCTGGCTCGAAAAGAAGCTCTGGAAGAGCTTCATGGAATACGAAGAGGCGGTCAGCGGCGTAATCAGGAAGCTCAATATGCTGGCCCTCTGCACCTACCCGGTCGGAGCGTGCGGGGCCGCGGAGCTCCTGGAAGCGGCCGCGAGCCACAAACCGGCCATAATAAAGTGCAACGGGCAATGGAGGTCGATAGAGGGCTTAGGGCATAAGGCCTCCGAGAGCGCCCTCAAGGAAAGCGAGCGCCGGTACAGGCTCCTTACGGAGTTCACGTCCGATATCGTCTTCAGGATGTCCATAAGGCCGGACGGCGGGCTGGACCTCGAGTGGATAACCGAGGCCTTTGAGAACGTATCGGGGTACGGCAACTGGGAGATATCCTCCTCCGAAAGCCTTGAGAAGCTCATTCACCCGGAGGACGCGCGGGAGTACCGGGACATGCTCGCGTCGGTATTGTCCGGCAGGCAGTCGGATTCGGAGGTCAGGTACATTTCCAGGGCCTCGGAGGTCCGCTGGCTCAAGCTCTATGCCCTGCCCGAATATTACGAGGGGACCAGGATAATAAAGGGGGTAATCGGGCGCGGCAAGGACATAACCCGGAGGAAAAGGGCGGAGGAGAGGCTTAGGGACTCCGAAAGGAAGCACAGGGGGCTCTTCGAGTCCATAAGCGAAGGGATACTGGAGACCTCGCTTGACGGCGCGGTCATCGACTGCAACCAGGCCTGCCTGGACATGCTCGGCTATTCGAGGGACGAGCTGAAGACGCTCTCGATCTCCGGGATTGCCGGGCCGCCGAAAGGGGGGGCATCGGATGAAAGCCCGTCCGGCGAGCGCGAATACGAATACGAGTGCCGCAGGAAAGACGGCTCAACCGTCCCGGTCTGCCAGAGGACCATGCCCATAAGGGACGCGTCAGGCGCCGTCGTCGGCGCGTGGCTGGTGCTCAAGGACCTTTCTCCCCTTAAGGAGGCCTGCAGGGAGCTCGACGCCAGGGTAGAGGAGGGGACCCGTGAGCTTAGGGAACTGGTCTCAATCCACAGGGCGGGCGAGGAGCGCTTCAGGGCCCTGGTCGAGACGACGAGCGACTGGGTCTGGGAGACCGATCCCGAGGGCGCGTACACATACGTGAGCCCGAAGGTCCTGGAGTTACTGGGCTACAGGCCGGAGGAGGTGGCCGGGAGAAACAGGTTCGATTTCATGGCCCCGGACGAGGCGCAATGCATGAGGGCCGCCTTCAGTGAGATAGCCGCGGTCAGGAAGCCCTTTTCTCTCGTCGAGATCCGGAAGACAAGGAAAGACGGAAGGATGGTCATCATCGAGACGAGCGGCGCGCCCATACTGGACCCCAACGGGAGCCTCCTCGGCTACAGGGGTGTCGACAGGGACATAACCGCAAGGAAGGTAGAGGAAGAGGAGCGGGGCAGGATACAGGACCAGCTCATCCAGTCCCAGAAGATGGAGGCCATAGGCGCCCTTGCCGGAGGCATAGCCCACGACTTCAATAACCTGATGGTGGTCATAAAGCTCAACGCCGAGCTTGCCCTGAAACGAGAGCAGCAGAAAGGCGACATAAGCGCCTTCCTCGAGCAGATAGGCATAGCCTCGGAAAGGGCCGAGAACCTTACGAGGCAGCTCCTCATATTCAGCCGAAAGCAGCCCACCCAGACGAGGGCCCTGAACCTCAATGCCAAGGTCGACAACATGCTCAGGATACTCAAGCGACTCATAGGCGAGAATATCCGCATAAAGACCTTCTTCGACCCCGGGATAAAGAAGATAAGGGCAGACAAGGTCAATATCGAGCAGATCGTAATGAACCTGGTCATAAACGCCAGGGACGCGCTCCCGAGGGGCGGGACCATTACCATAAGGACCGACAACGTCGAGGTCTCCGGGAGCGATTCGGCCCGGACAGCCTCTCTCTCGGCCGGCGCATACGCCAGGCTGACGGTGGAGGACGACGGGGTCGGTATTGAAGGCGGCGTCATAAGGCGCATCTTCGAGCCCTTTTTCACCACCAAGGGCCCGCGCGGCACAGGCCTAGGCCTCGCCGTAGTACACGGCATAGTTAAAGAGCTCAAGGGCTGGATAGACGTGGAGAGCAAGTCCGGAGCGGGCGCCAGGTTCGAGGTCTATCTGCCGGCCATGGAATGGATTGAGGAGGCGGAGGCAAAACGGCCCCCCGAAGGGCCGCTCCTGGGCAAGGGCGAAAGGGTGCTCGTCGTGGAGGACGAGAAGCTCCTCCGGAAAAGCGTTGCCGTTGTGCTCGCACGGAACGGCTACAGGGTCTTCGAGGCCTCCTCGGCAAAGGAAGCCATCGAGCTCTTTGAGAAGGAGAAGGGCATCTTCGACCTCGTCTTCAGCGACATGGTCCTCGAGGACAAGGACGGGGTGCGCCTCGTCGACGACCTCCGGGCAAGGAACTCCGCCTTCAAGGCGCTCATCACAAGCGGGTACCTGAACGTTGAGTCGCAGTGGCCGGCCATAAGGGACCGTGGGTTCAACTTCCTCCAGAAGCCTTACGAGGTGACCGACCTCCTGAGGTCGATACGGAACGCCATAGAGAACTGA
- the folK gene encoding 2-amino-4-hydroxy-6-hydroxymethyldihydropteridine diphosphokinase produces the protein MPSAFVGIGSNMEPEENLKKALRLLSGEGLFALSTVYRTEPLNRPGQPRFLNCVAGLKTERPPLELKAALKDIEASLGRVRTGDRYAPRPIDLDLVSYCDTRLEEGGLVLPDPEIETRPFIAIPLLEIAPDALTPSGTPLEKIVNGLPGIHMEPLTELTERLRSDLSLL, from the coding sequence GTGCCTTCGGCCTTCGTGGGCATCGGCTCGAACATGGAGCCCGAGGAGAATTTGAAGAAGGCCTTGCGGCTCCTTTCAGGAGAGGGGCTTTTTGCCCTCTCGACCGTTTACCGGACCGAGCCGCTTAATAGGCCCGGGCAGCCCAGGTTCCTTAACTGTGTTGCCGGGCTCAAGACGGAAAGGCCGCCACTTGAGCTAAAGGCCGCGCTCAAGGATATCGAGGCCTCGCTCGGGCGGGTGCGCACGGGCGACAGGTACGCGCCGAGGCCAATAGACCTCGACCTCGTCTCATATTGCGATACAAGGCTTGAAGAAGGCGGCCTCGTCCTCCCGGACCCTGAGATAGAGACCCGCCCGTTTATCGCAATCCCGTTACTTGAAATCGCCCCTGACGCCCTGACCCCCTCAGGCACTCCGCTTGAAAAGATCGTAAATGGACTTCCCGGGATTCATATGGAGCCGCTCACAGAGCTTACGGAGCGGCTCAGAAGCGACCTTTCACTCCTTTAA
- a CDS encoding glycosyltransferase gives MSLKDYEGIAEPGDLRAIERMASVLAGRKMLHVNSTAAGGGVAELLTRMVPLFKDIGLDVRWEVMQADRPFFEVTKNIHNSLQGRGRPLTKDMWEEYARVNRENAGRIDLDADFVVIHDPQPAMFIDYRKRGTWIWRCHIDISSPDRSTWHQLKDMVEKYDGSIFSVANFAQSLPIHQFLIQPTIDPLAEKNVHIEDEEVRGIYERLGVPLDKPVLLQVSRFDPFKDPLGVIEAYKLAKKYHDCRLVLAGGTATDDPEGEKVLAEVEEKAAGDPDIHILLLPPFSDREVNALQRGADIVLQKSTREGFGLVVAEALWKKKPVIAGDAGGIPLQVIEGVTGFLVHSVEGTAYRIRQLLENPERAERMGEAGREHIRRNFLTTRNIRNYLGIWTALERRDEKVIYI, from the coding sequence GTGAGCCTCAAGGACTACGAAGGCATAGCCGAGCCCGGGGACCTCCGCGCGATAGAGCGGATGGCCTCGGTCCTCGCGGGCAGGAAGATGCTCCACGTGAACTCGACAGCTGCAGGGGGCGGGGTCGCGGAGCTCCTCACCAGGATGGTGCCGCTTTTCAAGGACATCGGCCTGGACGTAAGGTGGGAGGTCATGCAGGCAGACCGGCCCTTCTTCGAGGTAACGAAGAACATCCATAATTCCCTGCAGGGCAGGGGGAGGCCACTCACGAAGGATATGTGGGAGGAATACGCCCGCGTGAACAGGGAGAATGCGGGGCGGATAGACCTTGACGCGGACTTCGTCGTAATCCACGACCCGCAGCCTGCCATGTTCATCGATTACAGAAAAAGGGGCACCTGGATATGGAGGTGCCATATCGACATCTCCTCGCCCGACAGGAGCACCTGGCACCAGCTGAAGGACATGGTCGAAAAGTACGACGGGTCGATATTCTCGGTCGCGAACTTCGCCCAGTCACTCCCCATCCACCAATTTCTCATACAGCCCACCATAGACCCCCTTGCCGAAAAGAACGTCCACATCGAGGACGAGGAGGTGCGGGGCATATACGAGCGGCTCGGCGTGCCGCTCGACAAGCCTGTGCTCCTGCAGGTCTCGAGGTTCGACCCGTTCAAGGACCCGCTGGGCGTCATAGAGGCTTATAAGCTCGCGAAAAAATACCACGACTGCAGGCTTGTCCTCGCCGGAGGGACCGCGACAGACGACCCCGAGGGAGAGAAGGTGCTCGCCGAGGTCGAGGAAAAAGCGGCAGGCGACCCGGACATACACATACTGCTTCTCCCGCCCTTCAGCGACCGGGAGGTGAACGCGCTCCAGAGGGGGGCCGACATAGTCCTTCAGAAATCGACCCGCGAGGGCTTCGGCCTGGTCGTCGCAGAGGCGCTCTGGAAGAAAAAGCCGGTGATAGCCGGTGACGCGGGCGGCATACCGCTCCAGGTCATCGAAGGCGTCACGGGGTTCCTGGTCCATTCGGTGGAAGGGACCGCATACAGGATACGGCAGCTCCTTGAGAATCCGGAAAGGGCGGAGAGGATGGGCGAGGCAGGGAGGGAACATATCAGGAGGAACTTCCTTACGACCCGCAACATCAGAAACTACCTCGGGATCTGGACAGCCCTTGAAAGAAGGGATGAGAAGGTGATCTATATCTGA
- a CDS encoding SDR family oxidoreductase, translated as MSWDLRGRNALVTGGAKRIGKAIATALAKEGANVCIHYSSSESEAKGVKAALEALGVKSWLLHADFDKNGYEGLVERAAEETGGIDILVNNASIFPQSTLGGMTLEGLLSNIRVNAWAPFVLIRDLARISENARVVNLLDSRLSGYDWTHAEYILSKHLLSVITKMAAVEYAPGLAINAVSPGLILPPPGKGMEYIEKLKKTVPLKKRGSPEEIAAAAIYLLKSEFLAGEVIYVDGGRHLIEYDRGPHPD; from the coding sequence ATGTCCTGGGATTTGAGGGGAAGGAACGCGCTCGTAACCGGCGGGGCGAAGCGCATAGGCAAGGCGATAGCCACAGCCCTTGCCAAAGAGGGCGCAAACGTATGCATCCACTACAGCAGCTCCGAGTCCGAGGCAAAGGGGGTTAAGGCCGCCCTTGAGGCCCTGGGAGTAAAGTCCTGGCTCTTGCACGCCGACTTCGATAAAAACGGGTATGAGGGCCTCGTCGAAAGGGCCGCCGAAGAGACGGGCGGCATCGATATCCTCGTAAATAACGCCTCCATCTTTCCGCAATCCACCCTTGGGGGCATGACCCTTGAAGGGCTCTTGTCAAATATACGCGTAAACGCCTGGGCGCCCTTTGTGCTCATACGCGACCTCGCGAGGATTTCGGAAAACGCAAGGGTGGTGAACCTCCTCGATTCGAGGCTTTCGGGCTACGACTGGACCCACGCGGAGTACATACTCAGCAAGCACCTCCTTTCAGTGATTACGAAGATGGCGGCCGTCGAGTACGCGCCAGGGCTCGCCATAAACGCGGTTTCGCCTGGCCTTATACTCCCGCCGCCCGGAAAGGGCATGGAATACATCGAAAAGCTCAAAAAGACCGTGCCGCTCAAAAAGCGCGGGAGCCCCGAGGAGATAGCGGCGGCGGCAATCTACCTGCTTAAATCCGAGTTCCTGGCCGGAGAGGTCATATACGTGGACGGAGGGAGGCACCTTATTGAATACGACAGGGGACCGCATCCGGATTGA
- a CDS encoding FAD-dependent oxidoreductase, with protein sequence MKKGFKYVIIGGGLAGASAIKGIRGRDKEGGVLLIGAESERPYDRPPLTKKLWFGKKKVDEIFLDEPGYYGENGVELRLGKKAVKLDPAGKTVTDETGAEFSYEKLLIATGGVPRKLDLPGADIDDIIYYRNLGDYTRLRERAGNGASAIVVGGGFIGSEIAASLNMNGVDVTMVFPSPYLCHKVFPEGLGRAVQAEFGKRGIKVFASESPASFAGAGGKLVARTTGEMVFQADVVIVGAGILPAADLARGAGLKVEDGITVDEFMRTSVPDVYAAGDVANFPYKELGKRMRVEHWDNALSQGTLAGANMAGGAEPYYHMPYFFSDLFDFGYEAVGEVNSSLETFADWQEENMKGVVYYLREGRVRGVMLCNIWDKVDEARDLIKKGERFTHSDLKGKIK encoded by the coding sequence ATGAAAAAGGGATTTAAGTACGTTATCATCGGAGGCGGCCTTGCGGGGGCCTCGGCGATTAAAGGCATAAGGGGGCGCGATAAGGAGGGCGGGGTCCTCCTCATCGGCGCCGAGAGCGAGAGGCCCTATGACAGGCCCCCGCTCACCAAAAAGCTCTGGTTCGGCAAAAAGAAGGTAGATGAGATATTCCTTGACGAGCCCGGCTATTACGGCGAGAACGGGGTGGAGCTGAGGCTCGGGAAAAAGGCAGTGAAGCTCGACCCGGCCGGGAAGACCGTAACCGACGAGACAGGGGCCGAGTTCTCCTATGAAAAGCTCCTGATAGCGACGGGAGGGGTCCCGAGGAAGCTCGACCTGCCCGGAGCGGATATCGACGATATCATATATTACAGGAACCTCGGCGACTACACCCGGTTGAGGGAGAGGGCGGGGAATGGCGCCTCCGCTATCGTCGTCGGCGGCGGTTTCATCGGCTCCGAGATAGCCGCCTCGCTCAACATGAACGGGGTGGACGTAACGATGGTCTTCCCTTCGCCCTATCTCTGCCACAAGGTCTTTCCGGAGGGGCTTGGAAGGGCCGTCCAGGCGGAATTCGGGAAGAGGGGGATAAAGGTGTTCGCGAGCGAATCCCCGGCCTCCTTTGCCGGGGCGGGCGGCAAGCTGGTCGCAAGGACGACCGGCGAGATGGTCTTCCAGGCCGATGTAGTCATAGTGGGCGCGGGGATACTGCCTGCTGCGGACCTTGCCAGGGGCGCGGGGCTTAAGGTCGAGGACGGCATAACAGTGGACGAATTCATGAGGACCTCCGTGCCCGACGTATATGCGGCAGGGGACGTGGCCAACTTCCCCTATAAGGAGCTCGGGAAAAGGATGAGGGTGGAGCACTGGGACAACGCCCTCTCCCAGGGAACACTCGCCGGCGCCAACATGGCAGGGGGAGCCGAGCCGTACTATCATATGCCGTACTTCTTCTCAGACCTTTTCGATTTCGGGTACGAGGCGGTGGGCGAGGTGAACTCGTCTCTTGAGACCTTTGCCGACTGGCAGGAAGAGAACATGAAAGGGGTCGTATACTACCTGCGGGAAGGGCGAGTGAGGGGAGTAATGCTCTGCAATATCTGGGACAAGGTGGACGAGGCGAGGGATCTCATAAAGAAAGGTGAGCGCTTTACGCATTCGGACCTGAAGGGAAAAATAAAATAA
- the htpX gene encoding zinc metalloprotease HtpX translates to MNGLKTGVLMLTLTLMLVAVGAVIGGQSGMTIALVLAFGMNFFSYWFSHKIILKMYGAKPVSEAEAPELYSMVARLSSAAGLPMPGVYIMDQPQPNAFATGRNPAHGVVAVTTGLMKLLSREELEGVIAHELAHIKHRDILVGTIAASFAGAISYLAQMAQWAMIFGGRSSDRDGGSPIAAIVMMIVGPIAAMLVQMAISRSREYKADEGGATIAGNPLYLANALRKLHMASQRIPMEASPATSHMFIVNPLSGGAFFKLFSTHPPIEERVKRLESMLLG, encoded by the coding sequence ATGAACGGGCTCAAGACAGGAGTTCTCATGCTGACGCTTACGCTCATGCTGGTCGCGGTCGGCGCGGTCATAGGCGGGCAGAGCGGCATGACCATCGCGCTCGTCCTTGCCTTCGGCATGAACTTTTTCAGCTACTGGTTCAGCCACAAGATAATACTCAAGATGTATGGCGCAAAACCGGTCTCGGAAGCGGAGGCGCCGGAGCTCTACTCGATGGTCGCGAGGCTTTCGAGCGCCGCCGGGCTCCCGATGCCCGGGGTCTACATAATGGACCAGCCCCAGCCCAACGCCTTCGCCACAGGGAGGAACCCGGCCCACGGCGTGGTAGCCGTGACGACCGGCCTCATGAAGCTCCTCTCGCGCGAGGAGCTTGAAGGGGTCATCGCGCACGAGCTCGCGCACATAAAGCACAGGGACATACTCGTAGGCACCATAGCCGCCTCCTTTGCAGGCGCCATAAGCTATCTCGCGCAGATGGCCCAGTGGGCCATGATATTCGGCGGCAGGTCGAGCGACAGGGACGGCGGAAGCCCCATCGCGGCGATCGTCATGATGATAGTGGGGCCGATAGCGGCCATGCTCGTGCAGATGGCCATATCGAGGTCCAGGGAGTACAAGGCGGACGAAGGCGGGGCCACGATAGCCGGGAACCCCCTCTATCTCGCGAACGCCCTCAGGAAGCTCCACATGGCCTCGCAGAGGATACCGATGGAGGCTAGCCCTGCCACCTCGCACATGTTCATCGTGAACCCGCTCTCGGGCGGCGCTTTCTTCAAGCTCTTCAGCACGCACCCCCCCATAGAGGAGAGGGTAAAGAGGCTCGAGTCCATGCTGCTCGGCTGA
- a CDS encoding 4a-hydroxytetrahydrobiopterin dehydratase yields MKLSEENCRPIERGERPLSGNEVQELSREVPGWAQRNSAIEREFRFKDFSEAMEFVNGVAGLAASEDHHPDISIMYNKVGLRLETHKIGGLSRNDFILAAKIDEMKAH; encoded by the coding sequence ATGAAGCTTTCAGAAGAGAACTGCCGTCCGATTGAAAGGGGGGAGAGGCCCCTTTCCGGGAACGAAGTACAGGAGCTTTCGAGGGAGGTGCCGGGCTGGGCGCAAAGGAACTCGGCTATAGAGAGGGAGTTCAGGTTCAAGGACTTCAGCGAGGCCATGGAGTTCGTAAACGGGGTCGCGGGGCTCGCGGCCTCCGAGGACCACCACCCGGACATCTCGATAATGTACAACAAGGTAGGCCTCCGGCTCGAAACGCACAAGATAGGGGGCCTCTCCAGGAACGATTTCATACTGGCGGCCAAGATAGACGAGATGAAGGCGCATTGA
- the rimO gene encoding 30S ribosomal protein S12 methylthiotransferase RimO, with the protein MRKTAEKVCLVSLGCPKNLVDSEVMLGILREAGAELTTDEALADVIVVNTCGFIGDAKEESIDAILALAERKKTGRCRRLIVAGCLTQRYKEELADSLPEVDCFIGTGEYHRIAEAIREDFRERVLVGLPTYIHDYTTPRIVSTPGRYAYVKVAEGCSNHCSYCSIPSIRGGFRSRSVDSVVREAASLAEQGIREVNLIAQDTTSFGKDRGAGLEELLKNLVPIKGIEWIRLLYLYPGRVSDGLISIMEAEEKVLSYIDLPLQHISPPVLKAMNRQYTRAEVEGLIEKLRSRLPGLTLRTSIITGFPGETDRDFEELLDFIDAVQFDRLGVFMYSREEGTPAYDFKRQVPAKVKAGRMDALMSAQREISLRKNRELIGKGIRVLVEEGPREGYSLKGRASSQAPDVDGAVYMTATHAAPGDIISAVVTGADDYDIHAEATGATSAAPS; encoded by the coding sequence ATGCGAAAGACAGCGGAAAAGGTCTGCCTCGTAAGCCTCGGCTGCCCCAAGAACCTCGTCGATTCCGAGGTGATGCTGGGCATCCTCAGGGAGGCAGGGGCCGAGCTTACGACTGACGAAGCGCTTGCCGACGTCATCGTGGTCAATACCTGCGGCTTTATCGGGGACGCGAAAGAGGAATCCATAGACGCCATCCTGGCCCTTGCCGAGAGGAAGAAGACCGGCAGGTGCAGGAGGCTTATAGTCGCGGGGTGCCTAACCCAGCGCTACAAGGAAGAGCTCGCGGATAGCCTGCCCGAGGTCGACTGCTTCATAGGTACGGGCGAGTACCACAGGATAGCGGAAGCGATACGTGAGGATTTCAGGGAGAGGGTGCTCGTCGGACTGCCTACCTATATACACGACTACACGACCCCGCGTATCGTCTCGACCCCGGGACGTTACGCATACGTGAAGGTAGCCGAAGGGTGCTCGAACCACTGCAGCTACTGCAGCATCCCTTCCATAAGGGGCGGGTTCAGGAGCAGAAGCGTCGATTCCGTTGTGAGGGAGGCGGCCTCCCTTGCCGAGCAGGGCATAAGGGAAGTTAACCTCATCGCGCAGGACACTACCTCTTTCGGCAAGGACAGGGGCGCGGGTCTCGAAGAGCTGCTTAAAAACCTCGTCCCCATTAAGGGGATAGAATGGATAAGGCTACTCTATCTCTATCCGGGGAGGGTATCCGACGGACTCATATCCATAATGGAGGCAGAGGAGAAGGTGTTGAGCTACATAGACCTTCCGCTCCAGCACATAAGCCCGCCGGTCTTGAAGGCCATGAACAGGCAGTACACGAGGGCCGAGGTGGAGGGGCTTATAGAAAAACTCCGCTCAAGGCTGCCTGGCCTGACCTTGAGGACATCCATCATAACCGGCTTCCCCGGCGAGACGGACAGGGACTTCGAGGAGCTTCTTGATTTCATCGATGCCGTCCAATTCGACAGGCTCGGCGTATTCATGTACTCGCGGGAGGAAGGCACCCCGGCCTACGATTTCAAAAGGCAGGTCCCGGCCAAAGTAAAGGCAGGGAGGATGGACGCGCTCATGAGCGCGCAGAGGGAGATTTCGCTCCGGAAAAACAGGGAGCTTATCGGCAAGGGGATAAGGGTGCTCGTTGAGGAAGGCCCGCGAGAGGGATATTCGCTCAAGGGCAGGGCCTCTTCCCAGGCGCCGGACGTGGACGGAGCCGTATACATGACGGCCACCCATGCCGCGCCCGGAGATATAATATCCGCGGTCGTGACCGGCGCAGACGACTACGACATCCACGCCGAGGCCACGGGGGCTACTTCCGCAGCTCCTTCCTGA
- the folB gene encoding dihydroneopterin aldolase yields MNTTGDRIRIEGLSARCIIGINHDERRERQDVVIDIDLHADLRAPGRSDDINDAVNYRDIKKKVLGLVESSSFHLIEALAEGIARVCLEHPSVQGVRVRVDKPSALRFAKTVGVEINRGR; encoded by the coding sequence TTGAATACGACAGGGGACCGCATCCGGATTGAAGGGCTTTCGGCCCGCTGCATTATCGGAATAAACCACGACGAGCGGAGGGAGAGGCAGGACGTCGTAATAGACATAGACCTTCACGCAGACCTCCGCGCCCCGGGGCGTTCCGACGACATCAATGACGCCGTCAACTACAGGGACATCAAGAAAAAGGTGCTCGGGCTCGTCGAGTCCTCGAGCTTTCATCTCATCGAGGCGCTGGCAGAGGGCATAGCAAGGGTCTGCCTTGAGCACCCGTCCGTTCAAGGGGTAAGGGTGAGGGTGGATAAGCCCTCGGCCTTGAGGTTTGCCAAGACCGTGGGCGTTGAAATAAACAGGGGGCGTTAG